A genomic segment from Oncorhynchus clarkii lewisi isolate Uvic-CL-2024 chromosome 14, UVic_Ocla_1.0, whole genome shotgun sequence encodes:
- the LOC139365899 gene encoding C-terminal-binding protein 1-like isoform X2 → MNGTMNPRPLVALLDGRDCTIEMPILKDVATVAFCDAQSTQEIHEKVLNEAVGALMYHTITLMREDLEKFKGLRIIVRIGSGFDNIDIKSAGDLGIAVCNMPAASVEETADSTLCHILNLYRRTTWLHQALREGTRVQSVEQIREVASGAARMRGETLGIIGLGRVGQGVALRAKAFGFNVIFYDPYLSDGVDRALGLQRVNTLQDLLFHSDCVTLHCSLNEHNHHLINDFTIKQMRQGVFLVNTARGGLVDEKALAQALKEGRIRGAALDVHETEPFGFSQGPLKDAPNLICTPHAAWYSEQASIEMREAAAREIRRAISGRIPDSLKNCVNKEFLSQTTHWVNMDPAVIHPELNGPYRYPPGVVSLASGGLPLPIEGIVPNAVPIMHSLPSVAHPSHAPSPGQPGKAESDREQHTNDQLL, encoded by the exons ATGAATGGGACCATGAACCCACGGCCCCTGGTGGCCCTGCTGGACGGGCGTGACTGCACAATAGAGATGCCAATCCTTAAAGACGTGGCCACTGTGGCCTTCTGTGATGCCCAGTCCACCCAGGAGATCCATGAGAAG GTACTGAACGAGGCTGTAGGAGCTCTGATGTACCACACCATCACGCTAATGAGGGAGGACCTGGAGAAATTCAAGGGCCTTCGGATCATCGTCCGCATAGGCAGCGGCTTCGACAATATCGACATCAAGTCGGCTGGAGATTTAG GGATAGCAGTGTGTAACATGCCAGCAGCGTCGGTGGAGGAGACAGCGGACTCCACACTGTGTCACATCCTGAACTTGTACCGACGAACCACGTGGCTTCACCAGGCACTGCGCGAGGGCACCAGGGTACAGAGCGTGGAGCAGATCAGAGAGGTGGCGTCCGGTGCGGCGCGGATGCGCGGGGAGACACTTGGCATCATCGGCCTCG GCCGTGTTGGCCAGGGTGTAGCACTCAGAGCCAAAGCGTTTGGGTTCAATGTGATCTTCTATGACCCATACCTGTCTGACGGGGTGGATCGAGCCCTGGGCCTGCAGCGTGTTAACACCCTCCAGGACCTGCTTTTCCACAGCGACTGTGTCACCCTCCACTGCAGCCTCAATGAGCACAACCACCACCTCATCAATGACTTCACcatcaaacag ATGCGCCAGGGTGTGTTCCTGGTTAACACGGCCCGAGGGGGGCTCGTGGATGAGAAGGCCCTGGCACAGGCCCTGAAAGAGGGGAGGATACGAGGGGCAGCCCTGGACGTCCACGAGACAGAGCCCTTCGG CTTCAGCCAGGGACCTCTGAAAGATGCTCCTAACCTGATATGTACTCCCCACGCTGCCTGGTACAGCGAACAGGCTTCTATTGAGATGAGAGAGGCGGCAGCCCGGGAGATCCGACGAGCCATTTCAG GTCGTATTCCAGACAGCCTAAAGAACTGTGTGAATAAAGAGTTCCTGTCCCAGACTACTCACTGGGTCAATATGGACCCTGCTGTCATTCATCCTGAGCTCAATGGGCCCTACAG gTACCCTCCTGGTGTTGTGAGTTTGGCCTCTGGGGGGCTCCCTCTGCCTATAGAGGGAATCGTTCCTAATGCCGTGCCCATAATGCACAGCCTGCCCAGCGTCGCCCACCCCTCTCACGCCCCTTCGCCGGGCCAGCCAGGCAAagcagagtcagacagagagcagcacACCAATGACCAGTTGTTGTAG
- the LOC139365899 gene encoding C-terminal-binding protein 1-like isoform X1: protein MLWIFMNILLEVNILFLGKKMGSSHFLNKGLPLGIRPPIMNGTMNPRPLVALLDGRDCTIEMPILKDVATVAFCDAQSTQEIHEKVLNEAVGALMYHTITLMREDLEKFKGLRIIVRIGSGFDNIDIKSAGDLGIAVCNMPAASVEETADSTLCHILNLYRRTTWLHQALREGTRVQSVEQIREVASGAARMRGETLGIIGLGRVGQGVALRAKAFGFNVIFYDPYLSDGVDRALGLQRVNTLQDLLFHSDCVTLHCSLNEHNHHLINDFTIKQMRQGVFLVNTARGGLVDEKALAQALKEGRIRGAALDVHETEPFGFSQGPLKDAPNLICTPHAAWYSEQASIEMREAAAREIRRAISGRIPDSLKNCVNKEFLSQTTHWVNMDPAVIHPELNGPYRYPPGVVSLASGGLPLPIEGIVPNAVPIMHSLPSVAHPSHAPSPGQPGKAESDREQHTNDQLL from the exons ATGCTGTGGATTTTTATGAATATCTTGCTTGAAGTGAATATTCTTTTTTTGGGAAAAAAGATGGGAAGCTCGCATTTTCTGAACAAAGGCTTGCCTTTAG gcaTTCGACCGCCTATCATGAATGGGACCATGAACCCACGGCCCCTGGTGGCCCTGCTGGACGGGCGTGACTGCACAATAGAGATGCCAATCCTTAAAGACGTGGCCACTGTGGCCTTCTGTGATGCCCAGTCCACCCAGGAGATCCATGAGAAG GTACTGAACGAGGCTGTAGGAGCTCTGATGTACCACACCATCACGCTAATGAGGGAGGACCTGGAGAAATTCAAGGGCCTTCGGATCATCGTCCGCATAGGCAGCGGCTTCGACAATATCGACATCAAGTCGGCTGGAGATTTAG GGATAGCAGTGTGTAACATGCCAGCAGCGTCGGTGGAGGAGACAGCGGACTCCACACTGTGTCACATCCTGAACTTGTACCGACGAACCACGTGGCTTCACCAGGCACTGCGCGAGGGCACCAGGGTACAGAGCGTGGAGCAGATCAGAGAGGTGGCGTCCGGTGCGGCGCGGATGCGCGGGGAGACACTTGGCATCATCGGCCTCG GCCGTGTTGGCCAGGGTGTAGCACTCAGAGCCAAAGCGTTTGGGTTCAATGTGATCTTCTATGACCCATACCTGTCTGACGGGGTGGATCGAGCCCTGGGCCTGCAGCGTGTTAACACCCTCCAGGACCTGCTTTTCCACAGCGACTGTGTCACCCTCCACTGCAGCCTCAATGAGCACAACCACCACCTCATCAATGACTTCACcatcaaacag ATGCGCCAGGGTGTGTTCCTGGTTAACACGGCCCGAGGGGGGCTCGTGGATGAGAAGGCCCTGGCACAGGCCCTGAAAGAGGGGAGGATACGAGGGGCAGCCCTGGACGTCCACGAGACAGAGCCCTTCGG CTTCAGCCAGGGACCTCTGAAAGATGCTCCTAACCTGATATGTACTCCCCACGCTGCCTGGTACAGCGAACAGGCTTCTATTGAGATGAGAGAGGCGGCAGCCCGGGAGATCCGACGAGCCATTTCAG GTCGTATTCCAGACAGCCTAAAGAACTGTGTGAATAAAGAGTTCCTGTCCCAGACTACTCACTGGGTCAATATGGACCCTGCTGTCATTCATCCTGAGCTCAATGGGCCCTACAG gTACCCTCCTGGTGTTGTGAGTTTGGCCTCTGGGGGGCTCCCTCTGCCTATAGAGGGAATCGTTCCTAATGCCGTGCCCATAATGCACAGCCTGCCCAGCGTCGCCCACCCCTCTCACGCCCCTTCGCCGGGCCAGCCAGGCAAagcagagtcagacagagagcagcacACCAATGACCAGTTGTTGTAG